The stretch of DNA ACAAAAGCCGCCTTATCTGCTTTATACTTACCAAGGTCAATTTAACCTTTTAAGTTTAACTACTTTATTTTTATATCAACGCCGGCTGGTAAATCAATCTTCATTAATTCCTCAACCGTTTTTGGAGAGGGATCCATAATTTCTACCAATCTTTTGTGAATGCGCATTTCAAATTGTTCTCTTGATTTTTTGTCACTGTGCACCGAACGGTTGACTGTATACTTCTTAATATTTGTTGGAAGAAGTACCGGGCCAATAATGCTTGCGCCGGTTCTGCGTGCCGTGTCAACAATTTTTGCAAGAGAATCATCAAGCATTTTGTGGTCGTAAGATGATAGCCTGATTATAAGCTTTTGTGTTTGTAACTCTTTTTCGTTTATCATAAACCCTTTTTCCACCTGTTCGGTGGACCACCTTCTAAGGCGGCCACTTTTATTTATTTGCTGCTTATTTTTACTCAACTATCTCTGTTACAACTCCAGCTCCAACTGTGTGCCCGCCTTCTCTTATCGCAAATCTAAGCTGCGTTTCCATCGCTATCGGCGTTATTAACTCTATGTCCATTACTACATTGTCTCCAGGCATTACCATCTCTACTCCTGCAGGCAACTTCGCTACTCCTGTCACATCCGTTGTTCTAAAGTAAAACTGCGGACGGTATCCATTGAAAAATGGCGTGTGTCTTCCACCTTCTTCTTTGCTTAATATATATACCTGCGCTTTAAACTTCTTGTGCGGCTTTATGCTTCCAGGCGCTG from Endomicrobiales bacterium encodes:
- the rpsJ gene encoding 30S ribosomal protein S10, which gives rise to MINEKELQTQKLIIRLSSYDHKMLDDSLAKIVDTARRTGASIIGPVLLPTNIKKYTVNRSVHSDKKSREQFEMRIHKRLVEIMDPSPKTVEELMKIDLPAGVDIKIK